One genomic region from Cydia amplana chromosome Z, ilCydAmpl1.1, whole genome shotgun sequence encodes:
- the LOC134661721 gene encoding uncharacterized protein LOC134661721 — MKKVCATASDPTVPSPRIPVTDHATSETKLLRPSSVNVKRSGVTKGVKDGGEQRPRKVYKNQSPQSSGDAEPNAAWRTEMRRGTHALRDVKKHLADLHQKALSGTWGAEEVRAATARAAQLLREAERLQRRAAELHTNSDPASRSPDRVARSPNRPRSPDFDRHRQCPCPEGYQPGDAYEPPLVHELRMVPPSALLAPAMKPPPSCGPGSLRSKSELELSRRLSESLDMQERLAADNADLDVKRYILYKELMVKEQRLETARAQAARLQAELKLLARDNARLQAAVSAQSNSEIPQQLQEPEQDVQDNTASGEPAENYNELVKQLSELEEQVRVVQEMATTKHAGDLCGGRPCAGGGGVNICYEPQAGMPPMPPTQRDCHKCPPCPASCNPDAAPTPAEKELKQLKEKFQKTEDECKYYIAECTLLRSEVLTRKDEAEKERCIAREAKDKLRQLEMKFEGLRPKTNMQGPAEKAFETEVNVSHLRYLLREANGEIDQQVALITEMEKQLQDYRVKYLQAQQLAEEQTRQLAALDADNVRISEQINFEIQRVKIKFQEKLQELTPLPKLLQATHSQLRDAQQQQALAEHRAEQLARELICARDKISVLEYKMKQPTGQPQGGDRVAEGKLLAATQQRVSQLADENNKLKAELERTKNSVIRLEESLVACGNRFQERINENQKLLGEQQKIKEEAERAIARANQRTETVRKCMQTTIAELERQLAASRAKVAVADREREELRLNMETQVARLQDNCEMAHRRVRGLAGQVANLHKVAPDPETAPDNRQPCLCKDYMETLAPEDTK; from the exons ATGAAG AAAGTGTGTGCTACAGCCAGCGACCCCACTGTTCCTTCCCCCCGCATTCCTGTAACTGACCATGCTACCTCGGAGACTAAACTT TTACGCCCGTCAAGTGTGAATGTCAAGCGTTCAGGAGTAACGAAGGGCGTTAAGGATGGCGGCGAGCAACGCCCTCGTAAAGTATATAAG AACCAATCTCCAC AATCTTCTGGCGACGCCGAGCCGAATGCAGCGTGGCGTACGGAGATGCGACGCGGCACGCATGCGCTGCGGGACGTGAAGAAACACCTTGCGGATTTACACCAG AAAGCTCTATCAGGCACTTGGGGCGCCGAAGAAGTCCGCGCAGCGACAGCCCGGGCCGCACAACTCTTACGCGAAGCCGAGAGGCTTCAAAGAAGGGCCGCTGAGCTTCATACCAACAGTGACCCGGCCTCTCGGAGTCCTGATCGAGTGGCTAGAAGCCCTAACCGTCCTAGGAGTCCAGACTTTGACCGACACCGGCAGTGCCCGTGCCCGGAAGGGTATCAACCAGGAGATGCTTATG AACCACCATTGGTCCACGAGCTCCGTATGGTCCCTCCAAGCGCTCTGCTAGCGCCAGCGATGAAGCCTCCGCCGTCTTGCGGCCCCGGCTCTTTGAGAAGCAAGTCC GAGTTGGAGCTCTCGCGCCGCCTCAGTGAGAGTCTGGACATGCAGGAACGATTGGCCGCTGACAATGCAGATCTTGACGTCAAAAG GTACATTCTGTATAAGGAGTTGATGGTGAAAGAACAGAGGTTGGAGACGGCGCGAGCGCAGGCGGCACGGCTGCAAGCGGAACTGAAATTGTTGGCCAGGGACAATGCTAGGTTGCAG GCTGCAGTTAGTGCTCAATCCAATTCTGAGATACCTCAG CAACTACAGGAACCAGAACAGGACGTTCAGGATAACACGGCCAGCGGCGAACCGGCAGAGAATTACAACGAACTA GTTAAACAGCTAAGCGAGTTAGAGGAGCAAGTGCGGGTGGTACAAGAGATGGCGACCACCAAACACGCTGGTGACCTCTGCGGCGGCAGGCCTTGTGCGGGCGGCGGCGGGGTCAACATTTGCTATGAACCGCAG GCGGGTATGCCACCAATGCCACCAACGCAACGTGAT TGCCACAAATGCCCTCCGTGTCCCGCCTCCTGCAACCCAGATGCAGCACCG acaCCGGCAGAAAAAGAACTTAAGCAACTCAAAGAGAAGTTTCAAAAGACTGAAGATGAATGCAAGTACTACATAGCAGAG TGCACACTGCTCCGCTCCGAGGTGCTAACGCGGAAGGATGAGGCGGAGAAGGAGCGGTGCATCGCCCGCGAGGCTAAAGATAAACTGAGGCAGCTGGAGATGAAATTTGAAGGTCTGAGACCTAAGACCAACATGCAGGGACCGGCGGAGAAGGCCTTTGAGACC GAAGTGAACGTGTCGCACCTCAGGTATCTGCTCCGCGAGGCAAATGGTGAGATTGACCAGCAAGTCGCCCTGATAACGGAGATGGAGAAACAGCTTCAGGACTATCGTGTGAAG TACCTTCAAGCTCAGCAGCTAGCGGAGGAGCAGACGAGGCAGCTGGCGGCGTTAGACGCCGATAACGTCCGCATATCAGAACAGATCAACTTTGAGATCCAGCGCGTCAAG ATCAAGTTCCAAGAGAAACTCCAGGAGCTGACACCTCTACCCAAGCTGCTTCAAGCCACACACAGTCAGCTGCGAGACGCCCAGCAACAGCAAGCTCTTGCTGAACATAGGGCCGAGCAGCTGGCCAGGGAGCTCATATGTGCCAGAGATAAG ATTTCTGTCTTGGAGTATAAAATGAAACAGCCGACGGGACAGCCTCAGGGAGGAGACCGCGTGGCTGAAGGCAAACTCCTGGCCGCCACGCAGCAGCGGGTCTCGCAGCTCGCGGATGAAAACAACAAGTTGAAAGCCGAACTGGAAAGAACCAA GAATAGCGTCATCCGTCTCGAAGAGTCTCTGGTTGCCTGTGGCAACCGGTTCCAGGAGAGGATTAATGAGAACCAGAAACTGCTGGGCGAACAGCAGAAGATAAAAGAGGAAGCGGAGAGGGCCATCGCTCGCGCCAACCAGCGGACTGAAACTGTTCGGAA ATGCATGCAGACGACCATCGCAGAGCTTGAGAGGCAACTTGCCGCAAGCAGGGCGAAGGTGGCGGTCGCAGACAGGGAAAGGGAAGAG CTCCGCCTTAACATGGAGACCCAAGTTGCCCGGCTCCAGGACAACTGCGAGATGGCGCACCGGCGCGTGCGCGGGCTCGCCGGGCAGGTTGCCAACCTGCACAAGGTCGCGCCGGACCCGGAGACGGCGCCGGACAACCGGCAGCCGTGCCTGTGCAAAGACTACATGGAGACCCTTGCTCCAGAAgatacaaaataa